The following proteins are encoded in a genomic region of Amphiura filiformis chromosome 11, Afil_fr2py, whole genome shotgun sequence:
- the LOC140163754 gene encoding uncharacterized protein gives MSQKLTKSYINVPEKRPFSDKSIGQRFNEVANQNPDKEMYVFYADKERKTFRQMQEESQQFAGGLLKLGLKKGDTLGIWGGNHYEWLLAYLASLQIGVITVITPAKLPVVDIITSTESACRKLPPGEAGELRAKVVNLVTRPNCNKIDSNLSKEEREALQQLQKDQSIQILPADKGRLVVILNSEEYNRKCEKLVSDTNTYKNLGKKDPTSKYKKQLTSVLLEIEKEGGINRVEYRQLYPTTETPPKFYGLPKIHKKDTPLRPIVSSVGSITYSSAKLVADILAPLVGKTEHHVANSQIFAERIKNETVEEDEELRSYDVTALFTSVPVDKALRIIQHKLGVIQTLHHRADSIISEQEDIAEEKSHINSALKKCGYPNWSFDKAKKAKEGKSKNSNLKITNVETKGQVVLPYVKGTSEALRRIFGTYGIRVCFKPTQTLRQLLVSPKDKTEKKDITGPIYYIPCQGKTLQGQCSESYIAMFGDYALRFSVLGCDFQLK, from the exons ATGTCGCAAAAGCTAACAAAAAGTTACATCAATGTGCCTGAGAAAAGACCGTTTTCGGATAAGAGCATTGGGCAGAGATTCAACGAAGTGGCTAATCAGAACCCGGACAAAGAGATGTATGTATTTTATGCAGATAAAGAACGAAAAACTTTCAGACAAATGCAAGAAGAG AGTCAGCAGTTTGCCGGGGGTTTGCTGAAGCTGGGTTTGAAGAAAGGAGATACGCTAGGAATTTGGGGTGGAAACCATTACGAGTGGCTACTGGCATACCTAGCCTCACTGCAAATTGGTGTAATCACGGTGA TTACACCCGCAAAATTACCTGTCGTTGACATCATTACATCTACCGAATCGGCATGTCGCAAACTTCCACCTGGCGAGGCTGGTGAACTGAGAGCGAAAGTTGTCAACCTTGTCACTCGCCCGAACTGTAATAAGATTGACTCTAACCTTTCTAAAGAGGAGAGGGAAGCTTTGCAACAGCTTCAGAAAGATCAGTCAATCCAAATCTTACCAGCCGATAAGGGGAGATTAGTGGTCATCTTGAATAGTGAGGAATACAATCGCAAGTGTGAGAAACTTGTTAGTGACACTAATACCTACAAGAACTTAGGCAAAAAGGATCCAACCAGTAAGTACAAGAAACAATTAACATCTGTGCTTCTTGAAATCGAGAAAGAGGGTGGTATCAACAGAGTTGAGTACAGACAGTTGTACCCCACCACCGAAACTCCACCTAAATTTTACGGGTTGCCTAAAATTCATAAGAAAGACACTCCACTCAGACCCATTGTGAGTAGCGTCGGGTCAATCACATACAGTAGTGCTAAATTGGTTGCTGACATTTTAGCCCCTCTTGTTGGTAAGACAGAACACCACGTTGCCAATTCTCAGATTTTCGCAGAGCGAATTAAGAACGAAACTGTAGAGGAGGACGAAGAATTAAGATCTTATGATGTCACTGCTCTTTTTACCTCTGTACCCGTTGACAAAGCATTAAGAATTATTCAA CATAAACTGGGTGTAATCCAGACTCTTCACCACAGAGCGGACAGTATCATATCTGAGCAAGAGGACATAGCGGAGGAGAAATCGCACATTAACAGTGCATTAAAGAAGTGCGGTTATCCGAACTGGTCCTTTGACAAAGCTAAGAAAGCAAAAGAAGGGAAGTCTAAGAACAGTAACTTGAAAATTACAAACGTTGAGACAAAAGGACAAGTAGTTTTGCCCTACGTTAAAGGAACTTCCGAAGCCTTACGAAGAATCTTCGGCACCTACGGCATCAGAGTTTGTTTTAAACCCACTCAAACTCTGAGGCAGCTACTTGTCTCACCTAAAGACAAAACTGAGAAGAAAGACATTACCGGACCAATTTATTACATCCCCTGTCAGGGGAAAACCCTGCAGGGCCAGTGTTCAGAATCTTACATTG CGATGTTCGGCGACTATGCACTGCGATTTTCGGTTCTCGGCTGCGATTTTCAGCTCAAGTAA
- the LOC140163755 gene encoding uncharacterized protein: MTEDGFRSKFRSAKPEQTESAPQFATRLENYLIRWVELAAVTKNFAGLSDLLIREQFVAGCNKDMALFLKERKPKNVAEMTQLAEQYIEARGGWNASFGGHIAKDCYRRTRPTLKAASLQGSASHGHKSGKQGKKLNQTDTSSSLCTACSCESCGQNRVQTASACVLVSNEMYGEGVKSDDAYVTMSCGHKLPLASAACSDNLVEDMPVVQGFLGNKEVQVMRDSGCDAVAVRKRLVPEEKFTGVYDKCRLIDGTVRTFPVACLDVDTPYFTGHVHALVMNDPVYDLIVGNNLRGVREPKDPDPDWKPHCQSSVNTDDEDHDEVSNVMNAVQTRSQKVASEKLKKALKVPKVVTEIISADELQKAQADDSSLNKIRELAESGEVKVSRCGGTSKFVCKDGILFREFQSPSVNFGKSLNQVVVPQPFRMQVMKLAHETLLGGHAGVNKTTLKVLKHFFWPGAQADIGRLCRSCDICQRTFPKGRVTKVPLGSMPIIDVPFSRIAMDLVGPIFPSTERGHRFILTVMDYATRFPEAVPLRNIDSISVAEALLDIYSRVGFPREVLSDQGRQFTSEVMAEVNRLLSIRQLTTTAWHPMTNGMCERFNGVLKASLRKMCEERPRDWDRYINALLFAYRETPHASTGFSPFDLLYGRSVRGPLGMLKEFWTGQIEEPETKTTFEYVLDLQDRLQKTCDLAREEMKKSQGKYKMYYDRKAKARKFDVGDEVLLLLPTDHNKLLLHWKGPFPVVGKVGSMDYKVDFGTKVKTFHANLLKKYFRRDTDQPSKAEETIADVHINQDLTEEQSLEVKRLLGNYSSVLTDKPGFTHLGSHDIKLTDSTPVRTKPYPIPYALRDSVKEEIKTMLELDVIEPSTSPYASPLVVVKKADGKNRICCDTRKINAITEFDAEGIPSPQVIFDQLGDAQYFSKLDLSKGYWQVPLTENAKPLTVFLAFDQLYQYRRMPFGLVNAPATFSRIMRKLLNNFDKVVNYIDDILVYTVTWEEHLEKLNELMKRLRDANLTAKPSKCYIGFERVEFLGHTVEKGCRHPNLDKLEVIQKAPRPVTKTQLKSFLGLAGFYRQYIPNFGAIAVPLTDKTKAGEPTKINWERSQELAFQTLKSMLGKAPILHLPDFHRQFILRTDASDVAIGAVLFQEFEGVKFPLAYLSKKLNKAQRGYAIMEKECLAVVWAIRKLELYLYGRDFVLETDHQPLLCVKRSKVANGRIMRWALSLQPYHYRIEAIKGSDNIGADYMSRISHE; this comes from the exons ATGACCGAAGATGGATTTAGAAGTAAGTTCCGTTCAGCTAAACCCGAACAAACAGAAAGTGCTCCACAGTTTGCGACAAGATTGGAGAACTATCTGATTAGGTGGGTAGAACTGGCTGCTGTAACCAAGAATTTTGCTGGGTTATCGGACTTGTTAATACGTGAGCAATTTGTAGCTGGCTGTAACAAAGACATGGCGTTGTTCTTAAAAGAAAGGAAACCTAAAAATGTTGCCGAAATGACTCAATTGGCTGAACAGTACATAGAGGCGAGAGGTGGATGGAATGCTTCCTTTGGAg GCCACATAGCTAAAGACTGTTATCGCCGCACTAGACCTACTTTGAAAGCTGCTAGTTTACAAGGAAGTGCATCACATGGACACAAATCAGGTAAACAAGGTAAGAAGTTAAATCAGACTGATACTTCATCTTCTCTTTGCACTGCATGTAGTTGCGAGTCTTGTGGACAGAACAGAGTGCAGACTGCATCTGCTTGTGTGCTGGTCTCAAATGAAATGTATGGTGAAGGTGTGAAATCAGACGATGCGTATGTAACGATGTCTTGTGGTCATAAACTTCCTCTTGCGAGTGCTGCGTGTAGTGATAATTTAGTAGAGGATATGCCGGTCGTTCAAGGTTTTCTTGGTAATAAAGAGGTTCAGGTGATGAGAGATTCTGGGTGTGATGCGGTAGCTGTAAGGAAGAGACTTGTGCCAGAAGAGAAATTTACTGGAGTATATGACAAATGTCGTCTTATTGATGGTACGGTGAGAACTTTTCCTGTTGCATGTCTGGATGTTGATACACCATATTTCACTGGTCATGTTCATGCTCTGGTGATGAATGATCCTGTGTATGATTTGATTGTGGGTAATAATCTCCGTGGGGTACGTGAACCTAAGGATCCTGATCCTGATTGGAAACCACATTGTCAGTCAAGTGTAAACACAGATGACGAGGACCATGATGAAGTTAGTAATGTGATGAACGCTGTACAAACTCGTAGTCAAAAGGTGGCAAGTGAGAAACTTAAGAAAGCTCTTAAGGTACCAAAGGTAGTTACTGAGATTATTTCTGCTGATGAGTTGCAAAAGGCTCAGGCTGATGATTCAAGTTTGAATAAGATTCGTGAGTTAGCAGAATCGGGTGAAGTAAAGGTGAGTCGTTGTGGTGGTACATCAAAGTTTGTGTGTAAAGATGGTATTTTGTTCCGTGAATTTCAGTCTCCGTCTGTCAACTTTGGTAAAAGTCTCAACCAAGTTGTTGTTCCTCAACCATTTCGTATGCAAGTTATGAAGTTGGCTCATGAAACGCTCTTAGGAGGACATGCTGGTGTGAATAAAACCACTCTCAAGGTCTTGAAACATTTCTTTTGGCCTGGTGCACAAGCAGACATTGGTAGATTATGTAGATCATGTGATATCTGTCAGCGAACATTTCCCAAAGGTAGAGTAACAAAGGTTCCTCTTGGTAGTATGCCGATCATCGATGTTCCCTTCAGTCGTATAGCGATGGATCTTGTTGGTCCTATTTTTCCGTCTACAGAGCGAGGTCATCGTTTTATCCTTACAGTAATGGATTACGCTACTCGGTTTCCTGAGGCAGTTCCGCTTCGTAACATAGATTCGATATCAGTAGCAGAGGCACTGCTGGATATTTATTCCAGAGTTGGTTTTCCCCGTGAGGTACTTAGTGATCAAGGTAGACAATTCACGTCTGAAGTGATGGCTGAAGTCAATAGATTGTTATCTATCCGTCAGTTAACCACAACTGCTTGGCATCCGATGACAAATGGTATGTGTGAAAGATTCAATGGTGTGTTGAAAGCTTCTCTGAGAAAGATGTGTGAAGAACGTCCTCGTGATTGGGATAGGTATATCAATGCATTACTTTTTGCGTACAGAGAAACCCCTCATGCTAGTACTGGGTTTTCTCCGTTTGATCTTTTGTATGGTCGATCTGTGAGAGGTCCTCTTGGTATGTTAAAGGAGTTCTGGACAGGTCAGATAGAAGAACCAGAAACCAAGACCACATTTGAGTATGTTCTGGATCTGCAGGATAGGTTGCAGAAAACATGTGATCTTGCTAGGGAAGAGATGAAGAAGTCTCAAGGTAAGTACAAGATGTACTATGACAGAAAGGCTAAGGCTCGGAAATTTGATGTCggagatgaggtattgttgttgcTCCCTACAGACCATAACAAACTTCTATTACATTGGAAGGGTCCATTTCCTGTGGTAGGTAAAGTAGGTAGTATGGATTACAAGGTGGATTTCGGTACCAAGGTGAAGACATTTCATGCAAATTTACTGAAGAAGTATTTTCGTAGAGATACTGATCAACCATCCAAG GCTGAAGAAACCATAGCTGATGTACATATCAACCAAGACTTGACAGAAGAGCAGAGTTTGGAAGTGAAGAGATTGTTAGGTAACTATAGTAGTGTACTAACCGACAAACCAGGGTTTACTCATCTAGGTTCGCATGATATCAAACTTACGGATAGTACACCGGTTCGTACTAAGCCATATCCTATTCCATATGCCTTACGAGACTCGGTGAAGGAGGAAATCAAAACAATGTTGGAGTTGGATGTGATCGAACCATCAACTAGTCCATATGCATCGCCGCTGGTTGTCGTCAAGAAAGCTGATGGTAAGAATCGAATATGTTGTGACACTCGCAAAATTAATGCGATTACCGAATTTGACGCAGAGGGGATTCCTTCTCCTCAAGTAATCTTTGATCAATTGGGCGATGCACAGTATTTCTCAAAGTTAGACCTCAGTAAGGGTTATTGGCAAGTTCCTCTGACTGAGAATGCCAAACCGCTTACTGTGTTCCTTGCTTTTGATCAGTTGTATCAATACCGGAGAATGCCGTTCGGGCTCGTTAACGCTCCTGCGACATTTTCTAGGATTATGAGGAAATTGTTGAACAATTTTGACAAAGTAGTAAACTACATAGATGACATATTAGTGTATACAGTCACTTGGGAAGAACACTTGGAGAAATTGAATGAACTTATGAAGAGGCTTAGAGATGCGAACTTGACTGCTAAACCTTCAAAGTGCTATATCGGCTTTGAACGTGTCGAATTCCTAGGTCATACTGTTGAGAAGGGATGTCGTCATCCAAATCTAGATAAGTTGGAGGTCATACAGAAGGCTCCACGTCCTGTGACCAAAACACAACTGAAGTCGTTTTTGGGTCTTGCCGGTTTCTACAGGCAATACATTCCGAACTTTGGAGCCATAGCGGTACCATTGACAGACAAGACGAAAGCTGGTGAACCAACGAAAATCAACTGGGAGAGAAGCCAAGAATTAGCATTTCAGACCCTCAAGAGTATGCTTGGAAAAGCACCCATTCTACATCTACCAGACTTCCATCGTCAATTCATTCTACGCACAGATGCAAGTGATGTAGCGATCGGAGCTGTCCTGTTCCAGGAGTTCGAAGGTGTCAAATTTCCACTTGCATATTTAAGTAAGAAGTTGAACAAAGCACAGAGAGGATATGCGATAATGGAGAAAGAGTGTCTTGCCGTTGTATGGGCAATTCGCAAGTTAGAACTTTATTTGTACGGACGAGACTTTGTCTTAGAAACAGATCATCAACCACTGCTATGTGTGAAGCGTTCCAAAGTTGCAAATGGTCGGATAATGCGCTGGGCATTGTCATTGCAACCATATCACTACAGGATTGAGGCAATCAAGGGAAGTGACAACATTGGCGCAGACTACATGAGCAGGATTTCACATGAATAA